The following nucleotide sequence is from Thermoanaerobaculia bacterium.
CTTCCCTTCGAGCTGCTCGGGGGCCATGTACTGGAAGGTCCCCATGATCGTGCCCTGCTCGGTCAGGGCCGGGCGCGAAGGCGTGAGCTCGGTCGCCATCGACGAGAGGTGCGAGATCTCGCTCTGGACGGCCGCCGCGCGGTGCTTGGCCAGTCCGAAGTCCAGGAGCTTGACGCCCGAACGGGTCAGCATGACGTTGCCGGGTTTCAGATCCCGGTGAACGATCCCCTGCCGGTGCGCGGCTTCCAGGGCGTCGGCGATTTCGATCCCGAACCGGATCACCTGGTCCGGCGGAAGCGCGCCGCTCTCGAGACGTTCCGACAGCGACTGTCCGTCGAGGAGCTCCATGACCAGGTATTCGACGCCGTCCTGGTTGCCGACGTCGTGGAGCGTGCAGATGTGCGGGTGGGTCAGCGCCGAGATCGCCTTCGCTTCTCTCTCGAATCGCTGGCGGAGCTCGGCGTTGGCCGAGAGGTGTTCCGGAAGGACCTTGATCGCCACCTCGCGATCGAGACGCGTGTCCTTGGCGCGGTACACCTCGCCCATGCCTCCCGCGCCGAGAGGGGAGGCCACTTCATAGGGGCCGAGCCTCGTTCCGGCGGCGAGCGTCATGACAGCCTCCCCGCCGCGGCGAGCGGAAAGAGGATCTCGTCAGGTCCCGGGCGGGATCCGGCTTCGAGCGTCATGGCTTCCTCAATCCTTCCGTCCAGTCGAGCACGGCGACCGCCACCGGCTCCACGGATTCGTGGGGGGGAACGGTCACGAGAAAACGCTGGCCATCGGGCGACACATCGTAATCGCCGAACGTGCCGGAGAGGGTGAACAGCGGGCGCGGCGGGTCGGCGCGGAGATCGGGTCCGCCCGACAGCGCCGCCGCCATCACGGAGGGTCCGCTCAGGAAATAGATCTCTTTTCCGTCGCGCCGCCAGCGCGGCCTCTCGCCTCCGTTGGTCGAGACCTGGATCTGGACGGAAGGATCGGCCGCCGAGCGGACGTAGACCTCGTCGCGGCCCGTGTCGTCCGCGACGAACGCGAGCCATTTCCCGTCGCGGGAGAACTGCGCGGCGGTTTCGGCGAAGCGCGTCGTCCGGAGCGGAGTCGGCTTTCCGCCGCCGAGAGGGAGCGCCCAGAGGTCGTCGCGGGTGCCCGCCGCGCGCGTGCCGTATACCAGGATCTTTCCGTCCGGAGAGACCGTCGATGCCGAAGCTCCGGCGGCCCCGCCCGGGAAGATCTTCCGGTCTTCGACGCCGCCGGACGAGGACGTGGAATAGATGTCGCCGTTGACGCCGCTGCGAAGCGAGCTGAAGACGATCGTGCGGCCGTCGGGCATCCAGACGGGACTGAAGTCCGCCGCCGTCCCCGACGTCACGCGGCTCGCGATCCCGCGGGCGAGGTCGAGCGTCCAGACGTTCTCGTTGCGGCCGTCCGCGTCGAGCTTCTCGTACGCCGCGCGGGTCCCGTCGGGGGAGATCCCGAAAGCCCCGTAGCGTCCGGGCGCGCCGACGCTCTGGAGCCGCCGCCCCGACCGGTCGAGCCAGAAGAACTGGGAGGTCGGATCCGCGCTCTGGTAGAGGAGGAGTCCGCTCGCCGAGACGCTGAAGTCGAAACGATGGTTGTCGCCGATCTGGAGAACGTTCTCGCCGACCGGTTCCGGATCGCCCGCGATCTTCGCGCCCGCGAGATCGATCCGCTGCGTGACGAGAGAGCCGGACTTCACGTACAGGACGCGATCGGGAGGGGCGAAGGCGATCGTCGAGATCGCGTGCGCCAGATGCGTGATCTTCCGGGAGGAGAGCGACGTCAGGGCCATCCAGTGACCATCCGTCTGGTTCGCGTCGACGAGAAAGACGATGTGATCCCCGTCGGGAAGCACGACGGGCCAGCGGTGGGCCTCCTCCGCGGGAGTGATGGAGGTGATTCGTTCGACCGGGCCGCCGTGCGACGACACGCGAAAGAGGCCGTCGAAGTCGTGAGGCACGAACACGATCGTGTCCCGGCTTCCCCACGAGCCCCCGGAGGGGGCCGGCGCGTCGGCCAGCGTCTCCGGCGGCCCCCCCGAAGCGTCGATCTTCTTGAGCTTCCCGTCGGCGAAGAACCCGACGAAGCGTCCGTCCGGCGACCAGAAGGGCATCCGCGCCCCGTCGGTCCCCGGCAGCTCGCGCGGCTCGAGGGCTCCGATCGAGCGCACCCACAGACTCTGCCGGTCGTCCTTCCGGTGTCCGACGAACGCGATCCGGCTGCCGTCCGGAGAAGCGGTGAGCGACGAGGGGAAGTCGAACGCGGCATTCGGCGGCCGGACGAGAGCGAGCCGGACCGGGCGCCGCGTTTCCTTGGGCGCGGAAGCGACCCGATACCACCCGGCCGCCGCGGCGAGGACCGCGGCCCCCGCGACGAGCCACGCCGTTCTCTCGCGGCTCCGCCGCCGCGAGGCGACGACGGCCGGCGCTCCCGCCTGCGACCCGGCCTCGGCGATCCAGGCGAGCTCGCTCTTGACGTCATGGGCCGACTGCCAGCGGTCGTCGGGGTCCTTGGCGAGACAGGTCCGCACGATCCGGTCGAGCGCGGGAGGCGTCATCGGCTGGACGGAGGAGATCGGCGCGGGCTCGCTCGACATGATCGAGGAGATGAGCGACGCGCGGCTCGCTCCGGAGAACGCTTTCTTCCCGGTCGCCATCTCGTAGAGCACGCAGCCGAGCGCGAAGATGTCGGTCCGGGCATCCGCCGGCTTCCCCTCGAGCTGCTCCGGCGCCATGTACTGGAAGGTGCCGAGGATCGTGCCCCGTTCGGTCAGCGGGCGATCCGCCTCCGTCGGCAGCGACGTGACGTCCGCCTCGTCGGTTCGCGTCCCGATCGTCTTCGCGAGTCCGAAGTCGAGGAGCTTCACTCCGGAGCGCGTGATCATGACGTTTCCGGGCTTCAAGTCCCGGTGGACGAGCGAGCGCCGGTGCGCCGCGTCCAGGGCCTCGGCGATCTGCTTGCCGTACTCGAGGACCTGCTCCCTCGGGAGCGGGCCGCGGGAGAGCCGGTCGGAGAGGATCTGCCCTTCGAGCAGCTCCATCACGAGATACTCGACGCCGCCGGCGTTGCCGACGTCGTAGAGCGCGCAGATGTGCGGGTGG
It contains:
- a CDS encoding protein kinase, yielding HPHICALYDVGNAGGVEYLVMELLEGQILSDRLSRGPLPREQVLEYGKQIAEALDAAHRRSLVHRDLKPGNVMITRSGVKLLDFGLAKTIGTRTDEADVTSLPTEADRPLTERGTILGTFQYMAPEQLEGKPADARTDIFALGCVLYEMATGKKAFSGASRASLISSIMSSEPAPISSVQPMTPPALDRIVRTCLAKDPDDRWQSAHDVKSELAWIAEAGSQAGAPAVVASRRRSRERTAWLVAGAAVLAAAAGWYRVASAPKETRRPVRLALVRPPNAAFDFPSSLTASPDGSRIAFVGHRKDDRQSLWVRSIGALEPRELPGTDGARMPFWSPDGRFVGFFADGKLKKIDASGGPPETLADAPAPSGGSWGSRDTIVFVPHDFDGLFRVSSHGGPVERITSITPAEEAHRWPVVLPDGDHIVFLVDANQTDGHWMALTSLSSRKITHLAHAISTIAFAPPDRVLYVKSGSLVTQRIDLAGAKIAGDPEPVGENVLQIGDNHRFDFSVSASGLLLYQSADPTSQFFWLDRSGRRLQSVGAPGRYGAFGISPDGTRAAYEKLDADGRNENVWTLDLARGIASRVTSGTAADFSPVWMPDGRTIVFSSLRSGVNGDIYSTSSSGGVEDRKIFPGGAAGASASTVSPDGKILVYGTRAAGTRDDLWALPLGGGKPTPLRTTRFAETAAQFSRDGKWLAFVADDTGRDEVYVRSAADPSVQIQVSTNGGERPRWRRDGKEIYFLSGPSVMAAALSGGPDLRADPPRPLFTLSGTFGDYDVSPDGQRFLVTVPPHESVEPVAVAVLDWTEGLRKP